Proteins from one Telopea speciosissima isolate NSW1024214 ecotype Mountain lineage chromosome 1, Tspe_v1, whole genome shotgun sequence genomic window:
- the LOC122648868 gene encoding pentatricopeptide repeat-containing protein At3g09060, which translates to MKFNETPFSPGRISKTLSPKEVLKLLKAEKDTISALSLFDSVSQNPGYSHTPHVFHYIIRRLAASKLVAQVTRLVDLIRAQQCKCSEDVALSVIKVYSENSMPDKALAVFHRMNEIFGCQPGIRSYNSLLNAFVRSNRWDHAESFFRYFESAGVSPNLQTYNVLIKIFCKRNRFDKARGLLDWMRTRGFEPDIVSYGTVISSLTKCGNLSNALELFEEMFDRGISPDVVCYNILIDGFFKRGNFVKAMEIWERLLRASPAYPSVVTYNIMLNGLCKCGKFDESLKIWQRMTMNGRLPDSFTYSTLIHGLCESGDVNGALRVYTTMIEGGAAADVVICNSLLHGLCRAGNISESFRLWESMRNRGCLNSVSYNILIRGFFENRKVDDAISIWESLPENGCIPEATTYGVLIHGLCENGYLNKALQVLKEAEDGGADLDVFAYSSLVNGLSRENRVDEAVCITDRMVKHGCKPNSETYNALINGFIRASRFIDAFRTFQEMVGKGCIPTVVTYNTLISSLCRAERFDEVFTLVKDMLAKGFEPDMVTYSSLMDGLCRDKKTKEALVLWGEVLDKGFKPDVIMHNILIHGLCSVGRVEEALQVQSEMKRKKCIPNLVTYNTLMDGLYKAGDYEKASEIWDQILEDGLQPDIISYNISLNGLCSCNRICDALRLLDDALAQGVLPTKVTWHILVKTVLSTGNYST; encoded by the coding sequence atgaaatTCAACGAAACCCCTTTCAGCCCTGGTCGCATCTCCAAAACCCTCTCGCCAAAAGAGGTATTGAAGCTCCTCAAAGCGGAGAAAGACACTATCTCCGCTCTCTCCCTCTTCGATTCAGTTTCTCAAAATCCTGGTTACTCCCACACACCCCACGTCTTCCATTATATCATCCGACGCCTAGCCGCTTCGAAACTCGTAGCTCAGGTCACCCGGCTCGTCGACCTCATCCGAGCTCAGCAATGCAAATGCTCCGAGGACGTTGCCTTGTCGGTCATCAAAGTTTACTCGGAGAACTCGATGCCGGATAAAGCGTTGGCAGTCTTCCACCGGATGAACGAGATTTTTGGGTGCCAACCGGGCATTCGATCTTACAATTCCCTCCTTAATGCTTTCGTTAGGTCGAATCGGTGGGACCATGCTGAGTCATTCTTTCGGTATTTCGAAAGCGCCGGGGTTTCTCCCAATTTACAGACCTACAATGTCCTCATCAAGATTTTCTGCAAGAGAAATCGGTTTGACAAGGCCAGGGGCCTGTTGGATTGGATGCGAACTCGGGGCTTCGAACCTGACATCGTCAGTTATGGTACGGTTATAAGTAGTCTGACAAAGTGTGGAAATTTATCGAATGCATTGGAACTGTTCGAGGAAATGTTTGACAGGGGTATTTCCCCTGATGTTGTCTGTTATAATATTCTGATCGATGGGTTCTTCAAGAGAGGGAATTTCGTCAAGGCCATGGAGATTTGGGAGAGGTTATTAAGAGCATCTCCCGCTTATCCTAGTGTTGTCACTTATAATATTATGCTTAATGGTTTGTGTAAGTGTGGCAAGTTCGATGAGAGTTTAAAGATATGGCAAAGGATGACGATGAATGGGCGTCTCCCTGATTCATTTACTTACAGCACTTTGATACATGGGTTATGTGAGTCTGGGGATGTCAACGGGGCTTTGAGGGTTTATACAACTATGATTGAAGGTGGGGCAGCTGCTGATGTGGTTATATGTAATTCGCTGCTGCATGGGCTTTGTCGAGCTGGTAATATTAGTGAGTCATTTCGGTTGTGGGAATCAATGAGAAATAGGGGTTGTCTTAACAGTGTTAGCTACAACATTTTGATTAGAGGTTTCTTTGAGAATCGAAAAGTGGACGATGCAATCTCAATTTGGGAATCGTTGCCAGAGAATGGTTGCATCCCAGAAGCAACAACTTACGGGGTTTTAATTCATGGGCTGTGTGAAAACGGATACTTGAACAAGGCACTGCAAGTACTGAAAGAAGCTGAAGATGGAGGGGCAGATCTGGATGTGTTTGCCTACTCCTCATTGGTTAATGGTCTATCCAGAGAAAATAGAGTAGATGAAGCTGTTTGTATCACTGATCGAATGGTTAAACATGGATGCAAACCGAATTCTGAGACTTACAATGCACTAATTAATGGTTTCATTCGAGCTTCTAGATTCATTGATGCTTTCCGCACTTTTCAGGAAATGGTTGGCAAGGGCTGCATTCCTACTGTTGTTACTTACAATACTCTCATATCCAGTTTGTGTAGGGCAGAAAGATTTGATGAGGTCTTTACTCTTGTGAAAGACATGCTAGCAAAAGGTTTTGAACCGGACATGGTCACATATAGCTCTTTGATGGATGGTCTCTGTCGTGACAAGAAGACCAAAGAGGCTCTTGTGTTGTGGGGTGAAGTGCTTGATAAGGGCTTCAAGCCTGATGTTATCATGCACAATATTTTAATTCATGGGCTTTGCTCTGTGGGTAGAGTAGAAGAAGCTCTGCAGGTCCAGTCAGAGATGAAACGTAAAAAGTGCATCCCAAATCTTGTGACATATAACACACTCATGGATGGGCTGTACAAGGCAGGAGACTATGAAAAAGCGTCAGAGATTTGGGATCAAATATTAGAAGATGGGCTGCAGCCTGATATAATCTCTTATAATATATCTCTCAATGGGCTCTGTTCTTGCAATAGAATCTGTGATGCTTTGAGGTTGTTGGATGATGCCTTGGCCCAGGGAGTACTTCCAACTAAAGTCACTTGGCACATACTTGTGAAAACAGTTCTCAGTACTGGCAATTATTCAACCTGA